The following proteins are encoded in a genomic region of Struthio camelus isolate bStrCam1 chromosome 3, bStrCam1.hap1, whole genome shotgun sequence:
- the MPV17 gene encoding protein Mpv17 isoform X5 — protein sequence MAALWRGYGRLLARRPRAAQALTAGALMGAGDVIAQQLVERRGLRGHQGRRTVKMTAIGFCFVGPVLGSWYKVLDRLIPGATKAVAVRKMLLDQGGFAPCFLGCFLAIAGAMNGLSVQENWSKIQQDYVDALLTNYCIWPPVQIANFYFVPLNHRLAVVQCVAIVWNCYLSWKANRM from the exons ATGGCTGCTCTGTGGAGGGGCTACGGGCGGCTgctggcgcggcggccgcgggccgcgcAGGCCCTCACCGCCG GGGCCCTCATGGGAGCTGGCGACGTGATCGCGCAGCAGCTGGTGGAGCGGAGGGGGCTGCGTGGGCACCAGGGCCGCCGCACCGTGAAGATGACAGCCATCGGCTTCTGCTTTGTG GGCCCTGTCCTGGGCAGCTGGTACAAGGTCCTGGATCGGCTCATCCCAGGAGCCACAAAGGCCGTGGCCGTGAGGAAGATGCTTCTGGATCAG GGGGGCTTTGCACCGTGCTTCCTTGGCTGCTTCCTTGCCATCGCCGGGGCAATGAATGGTCTGTCAGTGCAGGAAAACTGGTCCAAGATCCAGCAG GACTACGTGGACGCCCTGCTCACCAACTACTGC atCTGGCCACCGGTGCAAATTGCAAACTTCTACTTCGTCCCTCTGAACCACAG GCTGGCTGTTGTCCAGTGCGTGGCCATTGTCTGGAACTGCTACCTCTCCTGGAAAGCAAATCGGATGTGA
- the MPV17 gene encoding protein Mpv17 isoform X3 gives MAALWRGYGRLLARRPRAAQALTAGALMGAGDVIAQQLVERRGLRGHQGRRTVKMTAIGFCFVGPVLGSWYKVLDRLIPGATKAVAVRKMLLDQGGFAPCFLGCFLAIAGAMNGLSVQENWSKIQQDYVDALLTNYCVSAGASRSRSQPCACVSAPRVPDLATGANCKLLLRPSEPQAGCCPVRGHCLELLPLLESKSDVRGETPLL, from the exons ATGGCTGCTCTGTGGAGGGGCTACGGGCGGCTgctggcgcggcggccgcgggccgcgcAGGCCCTCACCGCCG GGGCCCTCATGGGAGCTGGCGACGTGATCGCGCAGCAGCTGGTGGAGCGGAGGGGGCTGCGTGGGCACCAGGGCCGCCGCACCGTGAAGATGACAGCCATCGGCTTCTGCTTTGTG GGCCCTGTCCTGGGCAGCTGGTACAAGGTCCTGGATCGGCTCATCCCAGGAGCCACAAAGGCCGTGGCCGTGAGGAAGATGCTTCTGGATCAG GGGGGCTTTGCACCGTGCTTCCTTGGCTGCTTCCTTGCCATCGCCGGGGCAATGAATGGTCTGTCAGTGCAGGAAAACTGGTCCAAGATCCAGCAG GACTACGTGGACGCCCTGCTCACCAACTACTGCGTAAGTGCTGGCGCCAGCAGGAGCCGAAGTCAGCcctgtgcgtgtgtgtctgcGCCCAGGGTTCCCG atCTGGCCACCGGTGCAAATTGCAAACTTCTACTTCGTCCCTCTGAACCACAG GCTGGCTGTTGTCCAGTGCGTGGCCATTGTCTGGAACTGCTACCTCTCCTGGAAAGCAAATCGGATGTGAGAGGAGAGACCCCCCTCCTGTGA
- the MPV17 gene encoding protein Mpv17 isoform X1, whose amino-acid sequence MESGPATSGPAQAERAAHSGTQAGDAGWRDRTPGPAFLVRAWGFCPRREQERRALETCLGTVLRGRLGINREPVKQRRRSTEPTELRRRGQGCRREQELPKAQLSWTLQRTRGRGERSCTLIRKQGLELCQGPRSRESGAGPAAERASPGSRAGDAAEQPGGHRGPHGSWRRDRAAAGGAEGAAWAPGPPHREDDSHRLLLCGECQGPVLGSWYKVLDRLIPGATKAVAVRKMLLDQGGFAPCFLGCFLAIAGAMNGLSVQENWSKIQQDYVDALLTNYCVSAGASRSRSQPCACVSAPRVPDLATGANCKLLLRPSEPQAGCCPVRGHCLELLPLLESKSDVRGETPLL is encoded by the exons ATGGAGAGTGGCCCAGCCACATCTGGTCCTGCCCAGGCCGAGCGAGCAGCTCATTCGGGGACGCAGGCAGGCGATGCTGGATGGAGGGACAGGACACCGGGGCCGGCGTTCCTGGTGAGGGCATGGGGTTTCTGTCCAAGAAGGGAACAGGAGCGAAGGGCACTGGAGACCTGCCTGGGAACTGTCTTGCGAGGAAGGCTAGGAATAAACAGGGAGCCTGTAAAGCAGAGAAGAAGGAGCACTGAGCCAACGGAGTTGCGTCGAAGAGGTCAAGGGTgtaggagagagcaagagctgccAAAAGCCCAGCTGAGCTGGACCCTGCAGAGAACGCGAGGACGCGGCGAAAGGTCCTGCACACTGATACGGAAACAGGGCCTGGAGCTGTGCCAAGGGCCAAGGAGCAGAGAATCTGGGGCCGGTCCTGCAGCCGAGCGAGCCTCACCTGGCTCTCGGGCTGGTGATGCTGCTGAGCAGCCCGGCGGGCACAG GGGCCCTCATGGGAGCTGGCGACGTGATCGCGCAGCAGCTGGTGGAGCGGAGGGGGCTGCGTGGGCACCAGGGCCGCCGCACCGTGAAGATGACAGCCATCGGCTTCTGCTTTGTGGTGAGTGCCAG GGCCCTGTCCTGGGCAGCTGGTACAAGGTCCTGGATCGGCTCATCCCAGGAGCCACAAAGGCCGTGGCCGTGAGGAAGATGCTTCTGGATCAG GGGGGCTTTGCACCGTGCTTCCTTGGCTGCTTCCTTGCCATCGCCGGGGCAATGAATGGTCTGTCAGTGCAGGAAAACTGGTCCAAGATCCAGCAG GACTACGTGGACGCCCTGCTCACCAACTACTGCGTAAGTGCTGGCGCCAGCAGGAGCCGAAGTCAGCcctgtgcgtgtgtgtctgcGCCCAGGGTTCCCG atCTGGCCACCGGTGCAAATTGCAAACTTCTACTTCGTCCCTCTGAACCACAG GCTGGCTGTTGTCCAGTGCGTGGCCATTGTCTGGAACTGCTACCTCTCCTGGAAAGCAAATCGGATGTGAGAGGAGAGACCCCCCTCCTGTGA
- the MPV17 gene encoding protein Mpv17 isoform X2 translates to MESGPATSGPAQAERAAHSGTQAGDAGWRDRTPGPAFLVRAWGFCPRREQERRALETCLGTVLRGRLGINREPVKQRRRSTEPTELRRRGQGCRREQELPKAQLSWTLQRTRGRGERSCTLIRKQGLELCQGPRSRESGAGPAAERASPGSRAGDAAEQPGGHRGPHGSWRRDRAAAGGAEGAAWAPGPPHREDDSHRLLLCGECQGPVLGSWYKVLDRLIPGATKAVAVRKMLLDQGGFAPCFLGCFLAIAGAMNGLSVQENWSKIQQDYVDALLTNYCIWPPVQIANFYFVPLNHRLAVVQCVAIVWNCYLSWKANRM, encoded by the exons ATGGAGAGTGGCCCAGCCACATCTGGTCCTGCCCAGGCCGAGCGAGCAGCTCATTCGGGGACGCAGGCAGGCGATGCTGGATGGAGGGACAGGACACCGGGGCCGGCGTTCCTGGTGAGGGCATGGGGTTTCTGTCCAAGAAGGGAACAGGAGCGAAGGGCACTGGAGACCTGCCTGGGAACTGTCTTGCGAGGAAGGCTAGGAATAAACAGGGAGCCTGTAAAGCAGAGAAGAAGGAGCACTGAGCCAACGGAGTTGCGTCGAAGAGGTCAAGGGTgtaggagagagcaagagctgccAAAAGCCCAGCTGAGCTGGACCCTGCAGAGAACGCGAGGACGCGGCGAAAGGTCCTGCACACTGATACGGAAACAGGGCCTGGAGCTGTGCCAAGGGCCAAGGAGCAGAGAATCTGGGGCCGGTCCTGCAGCCGAGCGAGCCTCACCTGGCTCTCGGGCTGGTGATGCTGCTGAGCAGCCCGGCGGGCACAG GGGCCCTCATGGGAGCTGGCGACGTGATCGCGCAGCAGCTGGTGGAGCGGAGGGGGCTGCGTGGGCACCAGGGCCGCCGCACCGTGAAGATGACAGCCATCGGCTTCTGCTTTGTGGTGAGTGCCAG GGCCCTGTCCTGGGCAGCTGGTACAAGGTCCTGGATCGGCTCATCCCAGGAGCCACAAAGGCCGTGGCCGTGAGGAAGATGCTTCTGGATCAG GGGGGCTTTGCACCGTGCTTCCTTGGCTGCTTCCTTGCCATCGCCGGGGCAATGAATGGTCTGTCAGTGCAGGAAAACTGGTCCAAGATCCAGCAG GACTACGTGGACGCCCTGCTCACCAACTACTGC atCTGGCCACCGGTGCAAATTGCAAACTTCTACTTCGTCCCTCTGAACCACAG GCTGGCTGTTGTCCAGTGCGTGGCCATTGTCTGGAACTGCTACCTCTCCTGGAAAGCAAATCGGATGTGA
- the MPV17 gene encoding protein Mpv17 isoform X4, whose product MLLSSPAGTGALMGAGDVIAQQLVERRGLRGHQGRRTVKMTAIGFCFVGPVLGSWYKVLDRLIPGATKAVAVRKMLLDQGGFAPCFLGCFLAIAGAMNGLSVQENWSKIQQDYVDALLTNYCVSAGASRSRSQPCACVSAPRVPDLATGANCKLLLRPSEPQAGCCPVRGHCLELLPLLESKSDVRGETPLL is encoded by the exons ATGCTGCTGAGCAGCCCGGCGGGCACAG GGGCCCTCATGGGAGCTGGCGACGTGATCGCGCAGCAGCTGGTGGAGCGGAGGGGGCTGCGTGGGCACCAGGGCCGCCGCACCGTGAAGATGACAGCCATCGGCTTCTGCTTTGTG GGCCCTGTCCTGGGCAGCTGGTACAAGGTCCTGGATCGGCTCATCCCAGGAGCCACAAAGGCCGTGGCCGTGAGGAAGATGCTTCTGGATCAG GGGGGCTTTGCACCGTGCTTCCTTGGCTGCTTCCTTGCCATCGCCGGGGCAATGAATGGTCTGTCAGTGCAGGAAAACTGGTCCAAGATCCAGCAG GACTACGTGGACGCCCTGCTCACCAACTACTGCGTAAGTGCTGGCGCCAGCAGGAGCCGAAGTCAGCcctgtgcgtgtgtgtctgcGCCCAGGGTTCCCG atCTGGCCACCGGTGCAAATTGCAAACTTCTACTTCGTCCCTCTGAACCACAG GCTGGCTGTTGTCCAGTGCGTGGCCATTGTCTGGAACTGCTACCTCTCCTGGAAAGCAAATCGGATGTGAGAGGAGAGACCCCCCTCCTGTGA
- the UCN gene encoding urocortin — MRRALLTLLLLLARPPPPAAARPARPDGAVPGAAAGAGAEARGRPAWPPLPPPPREPWRARRDEPPLSIDLTFHLLRHLLLLARAQSQRARADDNRLILDAVGR, encoded by the coding sequence ATGCGGCGGGCGCTGCtcaccctcctgctgctgctcgcccgcccgccgccgcccgccgccgcccgccccgcgcgccccgacGGCGCCGtcccgggggcagcggccggggccggggccgaggcgcggggccgcccggcctggccgccgctgccgccgccgccccgggagccgTGGCGGGCGCGGCGGGACGAGCCGCCGCTCTCCATCGACCTCACCTTCCACCTCCTgcggcacctcctgctgctcGCCCGCGCCCAGAGCCAGCGCGCCCGCGCCGACGACAACCGCCTCATCCTCGACGCCGTGGGCCGCtga
- the TRIM54 gene encoding tripartite motif-containing protein 54 isoform X3, giving the protein MNFAVGLKPLLAEARSMESLEKQLICPICLEMFTKPVVILPCQHNLCRKCANDVFQASNPLWQSRGSSAVPSGGRFRCPSCRHEVVLDRHGVYGLQRNLLVENIIDIYKQESARPLHAKAEQHLMCEEHEDERINIYCLRCEVPTCSLCKVFGAHKDCEVAPLPAIYQRQKSELSDGIAMLVAGNDRIQAIITQMEEICRTIEDNGRRQKQQLGLRFDALYSILEERKKELLQSIAREQEAKVQRVRGLIRQYGDHLEASSKLVETAIQAMEEPQMAVYLQHSKELLKNRPEPGYEDMEQFAVSVDCVAEMLRTIDFPSEPPGEEEAEGPGEGSEGAGDEERLEGPEAPDPSEDGGSWQKAAVAPHGQH; this is encoded by the exons ATGAACTTCGCGGTGGGGCTGAAGCCGCTGCTGGCGGAGGCGCGGAGCATGGAGAGCCTGGAGAAGCAGCTCATCTGCCCCATCTGCCTGGAGATGTTCACCAAGCCCGTGGTCATCCTGCCCTGCCAGCACAACCTCTGCCGCAAGTGCGCCAACGACGTCTTCCAg gcgTCCAACCCGCTGTGGCAGTCGCGGGGCTCCAGCGCGGTGCCGTCGGGGGGCCGGTTCCGGTGCCCGTCGTGCCGCCACGAGGTGGTGCTGGACCGGCACGGGGTGTACGGGCTGCAGCGCAACCTGCTCGTGGAGAACATCATCGACATCTACAAGCAGGAGTCGGCCAG gcccctGCACGCCAAGGCGGAGCAGCACCTCATGTGCGAGGAGCACGAGGACGAGCGGATCAACATCTACTGCCTGCGCTGCGAGGTGCCCACCTGCTCCCTCTGCAAGGTCTTCGGGGCGCACAAGGACTGCGAGGTGGCGCCGCTGCCCGCCATCTACCAGCGCCAGAAG AGCGAGCTCAGCGACGGCATCGCCATGCTGGTGGCGGGGAACGACCGCATCCAGGCCATCATCACCCAAATGGAGGAGATCTGCCGGACCATCGAG GACAACGGCCggcggcagaagcagcagctggggctgcGCTTCGACGCGCTGTACAGCATCCTGGAGGAGCGCAAgaaggagctgctgcagagcatcGCGCGGGAGCAGGAGGCCAAAGTGCAGCGCGTGCGCGGCCTCATCCGCCAGTACGGCGACCACCTGGAGGCCTCCTCCAAGCTGGTGGAAACGGCCATCCAGGCCATGGAGGAGCCCCAGATGGCCGTGTACCTGCAG cactCCAAGGAGCTCCTGAAAAA ccgccccgagcccggctaCGAGGACATGGAGCAGTTCGCCGTCAGCGTGGACTGCGTGGCCGAGATGCTGCGCACCATCGACTTCCCGAGCG AGCCGCCGggcgaggaggaggcggaggggcccgGCGAGGGCAGCGAGGGCGCCGGGGACGAGGAGCGGCTGGAGGGGCCGGAGGCGCCCGACCCTTCCGAGG aCGGGGGGTCGTGGCAGAAGGCGGCCGTCGCTCCCCACG GTCAGCACtga
- the TRIM54 gene encoding tripartite motif-containing protein 54 isoform X2 has protein sequence MNFAVGLKPLLAEARSMESLEKQLICPICLEMFTKPVVILPCQHNLCRKCANDVFQASNPLWQSRGSSAVPSGGRFRCPSCRHEVVLDRHGVYGLQRNLLVENIIDIYKQESARPLHAKAEQHLMCEEHEDERINIYCLRCEVPTCSLCKVFGAHKDCEVAPLPAIYQRQKSELSDGIAMLVAGNDRIQAIITQMEEICRTIEDNGRRQKQQLGLRFDALYSILEERKKELLQSIAREQEAKVQRVRGLIRQYGDHLEASSKLVETAIQAMEEPQMAVYLQHSKELLKKITDMSKVSLSSRPEPGYEDMEQFAVSVDCVAEMLRTIDFPSEPPGEEEAEGPGEGSEGAGDEERLEGPEAPDPSEDGGSWQKAAVAPHGQH, from the exons ATGAACTTCGCGGTGGGGCTGAAGCCGCTGCTGGCGGAGGCGCGGAGCATGGAGAGCCTGGAGAAGCAGCTCATCTGCCCCATCTGCCTGGAGATGTTCACCAAGCCCGTGGTCATCCTGCCCTGCCAGCACAACCTCTGCCGCAAGTGCGCCAACGACGTCTTCCAg gcgTCCAACCCGCTGTGGCAGTCGCGGGGCTCCAGCGCGGTGCCGTCGGGGGGCCGGTTCCGGTGCCCGTCGTGCCGCCACGAGGTGGTGCTGGACCGGCACGGGGTGTACGGGCTGCAGCGCAACCTGCTCGTGGAGAACATCATCGACATCTACAAGCAGGAGTCGGCCAG gcccctGCACGCCAAGGCGGAGCAGCACCTCATGTGCGAGGAGCACGAGGACGAGCGGATCAACATCTACTGCCTGCGCTGCGAGGTGCCCACCTGCTCCCTCTGCAAGGTCTTCGGGGCGCACAAGGACTGCGAGGTGGCGCCGCTGCCCGCCATCTACCAGCGCCAGAAG AGCGAGCTCAGCGACGGCATCGCCATGCTGGTGGCGGGGAACGACCGCATCCAGGCCATCATCACCCAAATGGAGGAGATCTGCCGGACCATCGAG GACAACGGCCggcggcagaagcagcagctggggctgcGCTTCGACGCGCTGTACAGCATCCTGGAGGAGCGCAAgaaggagctgctgcagagcatcGCGCGGGAGCAGGAGGCCAAAGTGCAGCGCGTGCGCGGCCTCATCCGCCAGTACGGCGACCACCTGGAGGCCTCCTCCAAGCTGGTGGAAACGGCCATCCAGGCCATGGAGGAGCCCCAGATGGCCGTGTACCTGCAG cactCCAAGGAGCTCCTGAAAAA GATCACGGACATGTCCAAGGTGTCGCTGAgcagccgccccgagcccggctaCGAGGACATGGAGCAGTTCGCCGTCAGCGTGGACTGCGTGGCCGAGATGCTGCGCACCATCGACTTCCCGAGCG AGCCGCCGggcgaggaggaggcggaggggcccgGCGAGGGCAGCGAGGGCGCCGGGGACGAGGAGCGGCTGGAGGGGCCGGAGGCGCCCGACCCTTCCGAGG aCGGGGGGTCGTGGCAGAAGGCGGCCGTCGCTCCCCACG GTCAGCACtga
- the TRIM54 gene encoding tripartite motif-containing protein 54 isoform X1 produces the protein MNFAVGLKPLLAEARSMESLEKQLICPICLEMFTKPVVILPCQHNLCRKCANDVFQASNPLWQSRGSSAVPSGGRFRCPSCRHEVVLDRHGVYGLQRNLLVENIIDIYKQESARPLHAKAEQHLMCEEHEDERINIYCLRCEVPTCSLCKVFGAHKDCEVAPLPAIYQRQKVGGPGGSAWGWGGGHPPRRPSHPSRPQSELSDGIAMLVAGNDRIQAIITQMEEICRTIEDNGRRQKQQLGLRFDALYSILEERKKELLQSIAREQEAKVQRVRGLIRQYGDHLEASSKLVETAIQAMEEPQMAVYLQHSKELLKKITDMSKVSLSSRPEPGYEDMEQFAVSVDCVAEMLRTIDFPSEPPGEEEAEGPGEGSEGAGDEERLEGPEAPDPSEDGGSWQKAAVAPHGQH, from the exons ATGAACTTCGCGGTGGGGCTGAAGCCGCTGCTGGCGGAGGCGCGGAGCATGGAGAGCCTGGAGAAGCAGCTCATCTGCCCCATCTGCCTGGAGATGTTCACCAAGCCCGTGGTCATCCTGCCCTGCCAGCACAACCTCTGCCGCAAGTGCGCCAACGACGTCTTCCAg gcgTCCAACCCGCTGTGGCAGTCGCGGGGCTCCAGCGCGGTGCCGTCGGGGGGCCGGTTCCGGTGCCCGTCGTGCCGCCACGAGGTGGTGCTGGACCGGCACGGGGTGTACGGGCTGCAGCGCAACCTGCTCGTGGAGAACATCATCGACATCTACAAGCAGGAGTCGGCCAG gcccctGCACGCCAAGGCGGAGCAGCACCTCATGTGCGAGGAGCACGAGGACGAGCGGATCAACATCTACTGCCTGCGCTGCGAGGTGCCCACCTGCTCCCTCTGCAAGGTCTTCGGGGCGCACAAGGACTGCGAGGTGGCGCCGCTGCCCGCCATCTACCAGCGCCAGAAGGTGGGTGGCCCTGGCGGGtcggcgtggggctgggggggggggcacccacccCGCCGGCCCTCACACCCGTCTCGCCCCCAGAGCGAGCTCAGCGACGGCATCGCCATGCTGGTGGCGGGGAACGACCGCATCCAGGCCATCATCACCCAAATGGAGGAGATCTGCCGGACCATCGAG GACAACGGCCggcggcagaagcagcagctggggctgcGCTTCGACGCGCTGTACAGCATCCTGGAGGAGCGCAAgaaggagctgctgcagagcatcGCGCGGGAGCAGGAGGCCAAAGTGCAGCGCGTGCGCGGCCTCATCCGCCAGTACGGCGACCACCTGGAGGCCTCCTCCAAGCTGGTGGAAACGGCCATCCAGGCCATGGAGGAGCCCCAGATGGCCGTGTACCTGCAG cactCCAAGGAGCTCCTGAAAAA GATCACGGACATGTCCAAGGTGTCGCTGAgcagccgccccgagcccggctaCGAGGACATGGAGCAGTTCGCCGTCAGCGTGGACTGCGTGGCCGAGATGCTGCGCACCATCGACTTCCCGAGCG AGCCGCCGggcgaggaggaggcggaggggcccgGCGAGGGCAGCGAGGGCGCCGGGGACGAGGAGCGGCTGGAGGGGCCGGAGGCGCCCGACCCTTCCGAGG aCGGGGGGTCGTGGCAGAAGGCGGCCGTCGCTCCCCACG GTCAGCACtga